From Pseudanabaena sp. PCC 6802, one genomic window encodes:
- a CDS encoding transglutaminase-like domain-containing protein produces MNSYLQVSDVIDWQHPTILQLAQQVASAYTSPTAKAKACFEWVRDRIQHSSDYKMNPVTWRASDVLKYGTGYCFAKSHLLAALLRAIAIPAGFCYQRLSVYDDGEPYSLHGYNAIYLPEFGWYRVDARGNRSDIDAQFAPPVEKLAYEIRLAGEANFQNIFAEPLPIVLEALQSCSQWDEMRRNLPDVPLESLEKYGLSRCLN; encoded by the coding sequence ATGAATTCATACCTCCAGGTTAGTGATGTAATTGACTGGCAGCACCCGACAATTTTGCAGTTAGCCCAGCAGGTTGCATCCGCATATACATCGCCCACCGCAAAGGCAAAAGCTTGTTTTGAATGGGTGCGCGATCGGATTCAACACAGTAGCGATTACAAGATGAACCCCGTCACCTGGCGCGCTTCGGACGTGCTGAAGTATGGAACGGGATATTGCTTTGCCAAGAGCCATTTACTAGCGGCATTACTGAGGGCGATCGCTATTCCGGCTGGCTTTTGCTATCAAAGATTGAGCGTCTATGACGATGGCGAACCCTATAGTTTGCACGGTTACAATGCGATCTACTTGCCAGAGTTTGGCTGGTATCGAGTTGATGCGCGTGGCAATCGCTCGGATATTGACGCTCAGTTCGCGCCACCAGTAGAGAAACTTGCCTACGAGATTCGATTAGCTGGGGAGGCTAACTTTCAGAATATTTTTGCCGAGCCGTTGCCGATTGTATTGGAGGCTTTACAGAGTTGCAGCCAATGGGATGAGATGCGCAGAAATCTACCGGACGTTCCCTTGGAATCTCTAGAGAAATACGGTCTTTCCAGGTGTTTGAATTAG
- a CDS encoding response regulator transcription factor: protein MVKQILVVDDQETVLGGTVGPLQQQYPEAEILTAQNARNAIDLADRNQPDLVVMDLSMPQEHGGEALSDVGLQLLRHLMTKYKQLNIVVHSIDPMPLVRLRPAIDSHEGGFTVVSKSMSISEMLTRVDWAVQGLNYTPREIRTGVEVREEWLEVLHLAFNEALTDKAIADYMKVSERTVRNYWSKMQDALAVYPEPGKNIRVQTGKRAREEGLID, encoded by the coding sequence ATGGTTAAACAGATTCTTGTAGTGGACGATCAAGAAACAGTTCTAGGTGGAACTGTGGGGCCGCTTCAACAACAATACCCAGAAGCGGAAATTTTGACCGCACAAAATGCGCGCAATGCCATCGATCTGGCAGACAGAAACCAGCCCGATCTGGTGGTGATGGACTTATCCATGCCACAGGAGCATGGGGGGGAGGCGCTCAGCGATGTGGGGTTGCAACTGCTGCGCCATCTGATGACCAAATACAAGCAACTCAATATTGTGGTGCACAGCATCGATCCGATGCCTTTGGTGCGCTTGCGTCCCGCGATCGATTCCCATGAGGGTGGGTTTACCGTCGTCAGTAAATCCATGTCGATTTCCGAGATGCTAACCAGGGTGGATTGGGCGGTACAGGGACTCAACTATACCCCCCGCGAAATTCGTACGGGCGTTGAGGTCAGAGAAGAGTGGTTGGAGGTGCTGCACCTGGCTTTTAACGAAGCATTAACCGACAAAGCGATCGCCGACTACATGAAAGTCTCGGAGCGCACGGTACGCAATTACTGGAGCAAAATGCAGGATGCTTTGGCTGTATACCCCGAACCTGGTAAAAATATTCGCGTGCAGACTGGCAAACGTGCTAGGGAAGAGGGGTTAATTGACTAG